From a region of the Natronogracilivirga saccharolytica genome:
- the murI gene encoding glutamate racemase has protein sequence MSSPKQAPIGIFDSGIGGLTVVKSVMNLLPNEHIIYFGDTARVPYGIKSTETIRQYALQITDFLLKKNVKMILIACNSVAAAASSEIKKKSRHIPVLDVIEAGTLAALSHSKSTRPGIGVIGTLATIGSGAYEEALHRQNTDIQVFSRACPLLVPLAEEGWTDNSIALDVLGTYLKDFQSKNLDAMILGCTHYPLFKKGISQILGEKIKIVDSAESIAVLAREHLEKAEQLHNGTEGSFHCYVSDKPQRFKLLAERFLGKKLNRVEIVNLKG, from the coding sequence ATGAGTTCTCCCAAACAGGCGCCAATAGGTATTTTTGATTCCGGAATCGGTGGTTTGACCGTGGTAAAATCCGTTATGAACCTGCTGCCGAATGAACACATTATTTACTTCGGAGATACCGCCAGGGTTCCCTATGGAATAAAGTCTACTGAAACAATTCGTCAGTATGCCTTGCAGATCACAGACTTCCTGCTGAAAAAGAATGTCAAGATGATTCTGATAGCCTGCAATTCCGTCGCTGCTGCCGCAAGTTCTGAGATAAAAAAAAAGAGCAGGCATATTCCGGTTCTGGACGTAATTGAAGCCGGAACACTGGCTGCATTGAGCCATTCAAAAAGCACCAGGCCCGGGATCGGAGTAATCGGAACACTCGCAACCATTGGATCCGGTGCATACGAAGAAGCCCTTCACAGGCAGAATACTGATATCCAGGTTTTTTCAAGAGCATGTCCTTTGCTTGTGCCCCTTGCTGAAGAGGGCTGGACAGACAACAGCATTGCCCTGGATGTACTGGGAACCTATCTGAAGGACTTTCAGAGCAAGAATCTTGATGCCATGATTCTGGGGTGCACACACTACCCATTGTTCAAAAAAGGCATATCGCAGATTCTGGGGGAAAAAATAAAAATTGTCGACTCTGCAGAGTCAATTGCAGTCCTGGCCCGGGAACATCTTGAAAAAGCAGAACAGCTGCATAACGGAACTGAGGGCTCATTTCACTGCTATGTGAGTGACAAGCCTCAGCGTTTCAAGCTGCTTGCGGAACGTTTTCTTGGGAAAAAGCTTAATCGTGTGGAAATCGTGAACCTTAAAGGGTGA
- a CDS encoding SDR family oxidoreductase codes for MDEPTDNYQIMNEEIKKITVFGATGMLGKPVVRELVKADYEVTAMVRDAGRAIPKLPENVNVTEGDLSNREDIAAAIQHADAVYLNLSIRPDVKKYDSFIAERDGLENVLAGVAAVNDDAASTRKIKRVGAISSLVHRYQGTNNFDWWVFEIKKWAAETLIKADVPVSIFYPSSFMETFDQGGIMQGHRLMLPGKSRWPMHFIAGSDYGRMVAEAFRTNDGNDYEYDIHGPQAMTMGEAALEFLKHYRHGPLKITKVPMWPLKLVGMINGEVHYLSRIMEALNNYPEEGPDEQVWQKLGRPRVTLADYARRL; via the coding sequence ATGGATGAACCAACAGACAACTATCAGATAATGAACGAAGAAATAAAAAAAATTACGGTATTCGGAGCAACCGGGATGCTGGGCAAGCCGGTCGTCAGAGAACTGGTTAAAGCTGATTATGAGGTTACCGCGATGGTCCGGGATGCCGGACGTGCGATCCCTAAGCTTCCCGAAAATGTAAACGTCACGGAAGGGGACTTGTCGAACCGCGAGGACATTGCCGCAGCAATTCAGCATGCCGATGCCGTGTATCTTAACCTCTCCATTCGTCCGGATGTAAAAAAATACGACTCATTCATTGCTGAACGGGATGGCCTTGAAAATGTACTTGCCGGAGTGGCTGCAGTCAACGATGACGCTGCTTCCACACGAAAAATCAAGCGGGTTGGAGCCATTTCATCACTCGTGCACAGATATCAGGGGACAAATAACTTCGACTGGTGGGTATTTGAAATCAAAAAATGGGCAGCCGAAACGCTGATAAAGGCAGATGTGCCTGTATCCATTTTTTATCCCTCAAGTTTCATGGAGACATTCGACCAGGGCGGAATCATGCAGGGGCACCGGCTGATGCTTCCGGGGAAATCCCGCTGGCCCATGCACTTTATTGCCGGATCCGATTACGGCCGGATGGTGGCTGAGGCATTCCGGACAAATGACGGCAATGATTATGAATATGATATCCACGGACCGCAGGCGATGACCATGGGGGAGGCGGCCCTCGAGTTTCTGAAACACTACCGGCACGGTCCGCTCAAGATCACGAAGGTGCCGATGTGGCCGCTGAAGCTTGTGGGCATGATCAACGGAGAGGTACATTATCTTTCCAGGATCATGGAGGCGCTTAACAATTATCCGGAAGAGGGGCCTGATGAGCAGGTCTGGCAGAAATTGGGACGCCCCCGGGTAACTCTGGCTGATTATGCCCGGCGTTTATAG
- a CDS encoding FKBP-type peptidyl-prolyl cis-trans isomerase yields MATIKEGDTVKVHYTGKVSDGTVFDSSKEREPLEFTVGEGKLIPGFEKAVVGMNPGDTTTVSIPTEEAYGEKRDDMVVDVERNQIPDDIDPEVGQQLQIQQKDGGAIPVVITNVTDDTVKLDANHPLAGQELTFEIEVVEVK; encoded by the coding sequence TTGGCTACAATTAAAGAAGGCGACACCGTAAAAGTACACTACACTGGAAAAGTATCCGATGGAACGGTTTTTGACTCTTCAAAAGAACGTGAACCACTTGAGTTCACAGTTGGAGAAGGAAAACTCATTCCCGGATTTGAGAAAGCTGTTGTCGGTATGAACCCCGGCGATACCACCACCGTAAGCATTCCCACTGAAGAAGCCTATGGCGAGAAGCGGGATGATATGGTTGTCGATGTGGAACGCAATCAGATTCCGGATGATATTGATCCGGAGGTTGGACAGCAGCTGCAGATTCAGCAGAAAGATGGCGGTGCCATCCCTGTAGTGATTACCAATGTCACAGATGATACCGTTAAGCTGGATGCAAATCATCCGCTTGCAGGTCAGGAGCTTACCTTCGAAATTGAAGTAGTCGAAGTGAAATAG
- the asd gene encoding aspartate-semialdehyde dehydrogenase: MAEYRVGVLGATGAVGQKFIHLLRNHPWFKVTALGASERSAGKTYREAANWVESTEMPDDIANLVVSACTPDEMDVDFVFSGLDSGVATDIEASFASAGIPVISNARNYRQHETVPLMVAEVNPDHLALIKHQTFDPNGKGFIVTNPNCVCIPLVMALKPITDAYGIKEVILTSMQAVSGAGYPGVPSLDILGNILPYISGEEDKIGLEPLKLMGKLEDNKVIPADIPIHATAARVPVIDGHLLSVTANLKEKPGDIEEVRDHVRKWDSPLADLDLPSAPAKPVRLYEDFRYPQPRHQSLAENGMQVGMGRLRNASVMDIAFTALGHNTIRGAAGCSILNAELLHAKGYFS; the protein is encoded by the coding sequence ATGGCAGAATATCGTGTTGGTGTATTAGGTGCGACCGGAGCAGTCGGTCAGAAATTCATTCATTTATTGCGTAACCACCCGTGGTTCAAGGTAACGGCACTCGGAGCCTCCGAACGCAGTGCCGGTAAAACATACCGTGAAGCTGCAAACTGGGTAGAGTCAACGGAAATGCCCGATGATATTGCCAACCTGGTTGTTTCGGCCTGCACACCTGATGAGATGGATGTGGATTTTGTTTTTTCAGGGCTGGATTCCGGAGTTGCAACTGATATTGAAGCTTCCTTCGCTTCAGCCGGCATCCCGGTCATTTCAAATGCCAGAAATTACCGGCAGCATGAAACCGTACCTTTGATGGTGGCCGAGGTAAATCCGGATCACCTTGCCCTGATCAAGCATCAGACCTTCGATCCGAACGGCAAAGGTTTTATTGTTACCAATCCCAACTGCGTTTGCATTCCGCTTGTAATGGCCCTCAAACCTATTACCGATGCTTACGGCATCAAAGAGGTAATTCTGACTTCCATGCAGGCGGTATCCGGTGCCGGGTACCCCGGTGTTCCGAGTCTGGACATCCTGGGTAACATATTGCCGTACATCAGCGGAGAAGAGGACAAGATCGGACTGGAACCGCTGAAACTGATGGGCAAGCTGGAAGACAACAAGGTAATTCCTGCAGATATTCCCATTCATGCCACCGCCGCCAGGGTACCGGTCATCGACGGACACCTGCTTTCGGTTACCGCAAATCTGAAAGAAAAGCCCGGAGATATTGAAGAAGTACGTGACCACGTGCGCAAATGGGACAGTCCGCTGGCTGATCTTGACCTGCCGTCTGCCCCTGCCAAACCGGTCCGGCTTTATGAAGATTTCCGTTATCCGCAGCCGCGTCATCAGTCACTTGCTGAAAACGGGATGCAGGTTGGAATGGGCCGGCTCAGAAACGCCAGTGTGATGGATATTGCATTCACAGCGCTCGGGCACAATACTATCCGCGGTGCGGCTGGATGCTCCATCCTCAATGCAGAGCTTCTGCACGCCAAAGGCTACTTTTCATAA
- a CDS encoding TrmH family RNA methyltransferase, which produces MNPLSKNRAKQIKALKKRSERYEKGLFLIEGLRSVMQVIQNDILEIQYLIFDENTKRNGHPDDEARNLLRSEVPDHKLLTAGSGLFKELCDTENTQGVMAVAKMPDPVYISDLLEKKGVLLAVDRVQDPGNLGTMIRSAVWFGAAGLVLAPGTVDQFHPKVVRGTTGATGVLPWLESDLVDFFDAALQKGWKVHILDGGKDARSWKQVSPGGMDIIAASNEAGGVSPEVSAYADREQGCGKVRIDAHGRSDAGAQNIKAPGVESLNVAVATGILLSKLAGECA; this is translated from the coding sequence ATGAACCCACTCTCCAAAAACAGGGCAAAACAAATAAAGGCGCTTAAAAAGCGATCAGAACGGTACGAAAAGGGGCTGTTCCTGATTGAAGGCCTGCGATCGGTTATGCAGGTCATTCAAAATGATATTCTGGAGATTCAGTATCTCATATTTGATGAAAACACGAAACGGAACGGGCATCCTGATGATGAGGCAAGGAACCTGTTGCGTTCTGAAGTGCCGGACCACAAGCTGCTGACAGCCGGTTCAGGGTTGTTTAAGGAGTTGTGTGATACTGAAAATACGCAGGGAGTGATGGCAGTTGCAAAGATGCCGGATCCCGTGTATATCAGTGATCTGCTCGAAAAAAAAGGAGTGTTGCTGGCTGTTGACCGTGTTCAGGATCCGGGTAACCTGGGCACAATGATCCGTTCTGCCGTTTGGTTTGGAGCTGCCGGACTGGTGCTGGCCCCGGGAACAGTCGATCAGTTTCATCCAAAAGTTGTCAGAGGAACAACCGGTGCAACAGGGGTGCTGCCCTGGCTTGAATCGGACCTGGTTGACTTTTTTGATGCAGCACTGCAAAAGGGTTGGAAAGTGCATATTCTTGATGGCGGAAAGGATGCCAGGTCATGGAAGCAGGTATCACCCGGTGGTATGGATATTATTGCAGCCAGCAACGAGGCAGGAGGCGTGTCTCCGGAAGTTTCTGCTTATGCAGACCGGGAACAAGGATGCGGGAAAGTAAGAATTGATGCTCATGGAAGGAGCGATGCCGGTGCGCAGAATATAAAGGCACCGGGGGTGGAAAGCCTCAATGTCGCAGTTGCAACTGGTATTCTCCTGTCAAAACTAGCAGGAGAATGCGCGTGA
- a CDS encoding lamin tail domain-containing protein, whose translation MWIHVLAALVVITPDSNGKSGEEVFHSRFADSDLSAQWDGDPGNFIPATDNRHLPLKLNAPPESGMSWIATREAFSGKVREWVIRQNFAPSNNNRSFFFLNAGQPDLTDENLSGLAIRTGENGNPKHFRLIPFENGRPGSSVWESDVHINPETAYRIRVLQTPDNELHFYIAEGPEGVPLLQSETYALSEHDLNQTAGETGSGHSRDRLTGHFGIRADYTATRSDQTSFGDVIISETYPEPGIAEVHVLEQAIKVTFTIPPAPEERTQTLFSINNGNAAFELECEHPQICKLRLAEPIDPGMHYLEVSSYRTIYGQTANLEKTEFIVPHTAESGDVAINEFMYDPPEDVPQYVELFNHTDKVLSLKNWRLQRRNLASETERYITANDLQMHPGEYLVLTADKAALTHTMGAENVFEMSGFPRLNRASVDKIRLFSEDNQLIDSLQYQPSSWGGRGVALERKSPVVPAWLELNWNESNAVQGGTPGTVNSVTPPDSALSLISMDYSGADRIILGFDNYLKPDAAESPDFYRLSDIHDDRSVSAEPSLTSGSEITLHLHQPMSHGAEYHLEINGVSDLFGNIIEPVIKTFHYYHTHTPEPGDVVINEILYRPGENDALRFMEIKNTSEHVFDLRGWKTGRHTGNAVTIIEEHSEKPVFLLPGQKAVISEKEMVIPYAVNIHIPLASFPSYSRLGDSPRIISPQGITIDSVGYKPDWGGNADGISLERIDPQGASSDPANWAGHPHHHTAGKKNHNRDDSPGPPEALLAEIENGSMVTIHFNRFISSGSIEHIHLHDRKLELTAPENLQLFRSKFTFSDGDDIQRMPKSVHMSGFRDYAGRKNDGQELDVSFPPVSGDLIINEIMYQPLAERYSSTHDQSEYVEIFNRKDFSILLAGLHLHDRPDKQGAVRSMKPEVNILQTLAPGSYAVFHADTSRSPGTARIFQAFDVPEDIHQHFYRVDRLTLGLSTQGDHLYLANRAGDVIDSVWYRPEWHNPDVTDTRGISLERIRYDAGSQNPDNWTSNTMLQGGTPGFENSVSAPVNQDISTGLHLEPNPFSPDGDGVNDHLVISYQLEYSDYLMHVRIFDRNGRPVRTLADGERAGYSGKLIWDGRDDSGLLCRVGLYIVHFEAASRRGGSKSYRIIAVLAVPL comes from the coding sequence GTGTGGATTCATGTGCTTGCGGCTCTTGTTGTAATCACACCTGATTCCAACGGTAAGTCCGGAGAAGAGGTGTTTCACTCCCGTTTTGCAGATTCAGACCTGTCCGCTCAGTGGGATGGTGATCCGGGCAACTTTATTCCGGCCACGGATAACCGGCATCTTCCGCTTAAACTGAATGCGCCACCGGAGTCGGGGATGTCCTGGATTGCCACACGCGAGGCTTTCTCAGGCAAGGTACGGGAATGGGTCATACGGCAGAATTTTGCCCCGTCGAACAACAATCGCAGTTTCTTTTTTCTCAATGCCGGTCAGCCGGACCTCACGGATGAAAACCTGTCGGGGCTGGCCATACGAACAGGCGAAAACGGCAACCCGAAACACTTCAGGTTGATTCCGTTCGAAAACGGCCGGCCCGGCAGCAGCGTCTGGGAAAGTGATGTACATATCAACCCCGAAACTGCGTACCGGATCAGGGTTCTTCAGACACCGGACAATGAGCTTCATTTTTATATCGCCGAGGGTCCGGAAGGTGTTCCCTTGCTGCAGAGTGAGACATATGCACTGAGTGAACATGATCTGAATCAGACTGCCGGCGAAACCGGATCCGGTCACAGCCGGGACAGGCTGACAGGCCATTTCGGGATCAGGGCGGATTATACGGCAACCCGGAGCGATCAGACCAGCTTTGGTGATGTGATTATATCTGAAACTTACCCGGAACCGGGAATTGCTGAAGTTCACGTTCTGGAACAGGCGATAAAGGTTACATTTACAATCCCTCCTGCACCTGAGGAGCGCACTCAGACACTGTTCAGTATCAACAACGGTAACGCAGCCTTCGAACTGGAGTGCGAGCATCCGCAGATTTGCAAACTCCGCCTTGCCGAACCGATTGATCCGGGAATGCATTACCTGGAGGTTTCGTCTTATCGCACCATCTACGGGCAAACCGCAAACCTTGAAAAAACTGAATTCATCGTGCCGCATACAGCAGAGAGCGGTGATGTTGCCATCAATGAGTTCATGTACGATCCGCCGGAAGATGTTCCGCAGTATGTTGAGCTTTTTAATCACACTGACAAGGTGCTCTCTCTGAAAAACTGGAGGTTGCAGCGCAGAAATCTTGCATCAGAAACAGAACGCTATATCACTGCCAACGACCTGCAGATGCATCCCGGAGAATATCTGGTTCTGACAGCCGACAAGGCTGCACTTACGCATACAATGGGTGCTGAAAATGTATTTGAAATGTCCGGTTTCCCCCGTCTCAACAGAGCTTCCGTTGATAAAATCAGGTTGTTTTCAGAGGATAACCAGCTGATTGACTCGCTTCAGTATCAACCATCCTCCTGGGGTGGCAGAGGAGTTGCGCTTGAGCGAAAATCACCGGTGGTACCTGCGTGGCTGGAGCTGAACTGGAACGAGTCTAATGCTGTGCAGGGAGGCACACCGGGAACTGTCAATTCGGTCACACCGCCGGATTCTGCTCTCTCGCTGATCAGTATGGACTATTCCGGTGCTGACAGGATCATACTGGGCTTTGACAATTATTTAAAGCCGGATGCTGCTGAAAGTCCGGATTTTTACCGCCTGTCAGACATACATGATGACAGAAGTGTTTCAGCAGAACCGTCACTGACATCCGGTTCGGAGATAACCCTGCACCTGCATCAGCCGATGAGTCACGGTGCGGAATATCACCTTGAGATAAATGGTGTTTCCGACCTGTTTGGCAATATCATTGAGCCTGTCATCAAAACATTTCATTACTACCATACGCACACCCCTGAACCGGGTGATGTTGTGATCAATGAGATCCTGTACCGTCCCGGTGAAAATGACGCCTTGCGTTTTATGGAAATCAAGAACACAAGCGAACACGTTTTTGACCTTCGCGGCTGGAAAACAGGCAGGCACACGGGCAATGCTGTCACAATTATCGAAGAACATTCAGAGAAGCCCGTTTTTTTGCTGCCGGGCCAAAAGGCTGTGATTTCAGAAAAAGAAATGGTGATCCCTTATGCGGTAAACATTCATATTCCCCTTGCATCGTTCCCTTCATATTCGCGTCTGGGGGATAGTCCCCGCATAATATCTCCGCAAGGTATTACTATTGACAGTGTTGGCTACAAACCGGACTGGGGAGGAAATGCAGACGGGATTTCACTGGAACGCATTGACCCTCAAGGAGCATCATCAGACCCGGCTAACTGGGCCGGGCACCCGCATCATCATACTGCCGGCAAAAAAAACCACAATCGGGACGACTCTCCCGGTCCACCGGAAGCACTGCTTGCAGAAATTGAAAACGGCAGCATGGTTACAATACATTTTAACCGGTTTATCAGCTCCGGCAGTATCGAACACATTCATTTGCATGACAGAAAACTGGAACTTACTGCCCCTGAAAACCTTCAATTATTCCGGTCTAAGTTCACGTTTTCAGATGGTGACGATATTCAAAGGATGCCCAAATCTGTTCATATGTCCGGTTTCCGGGATTATGCAGGCCGTAAAAATGACGGACAGGAGCTTGATGTGTCCTTTCCACCGGTTTCCGGAGATCTGATCATCAATGAAATAATGTACCAGCCGCTGGCGGAAAGATACAGTTCAACACATGATCAGAGTGAGTATGTTGAAATATTCAACAGAAAAGATTTCAGCATTTTACTTGCCGGGCTGCATCTTCATGACCGGCCGGACAAACAGGGTGCCGTCCGCAGCATGAAACCTGAGGTTAATATTTTACAAACTTTGGCACCCGGGTCATATGCCGTATTTCATGCGGACACAAGCCGTTCACCAGGAACAGCCCGAATCTTCCAGGCTTTTGACGTTCCGGAAGATATCCATCAGCATTTTTATCGGGTAGACCGGCTTACACTGGGACTTTCAACGCAGGGAGATCACCTTTATCTGGCGAACCGTGCCGGGGATGTCATTGATTCAGTGTGGTACAGACCCGAATGGCACAATCCGGATGTTACAGACACCAGAGGAATCAGCCTTGAACGCATTCGATATGATGCCGGCTCTCAGAACCCTGACAACTGGACATCCAACACCATGCTTCAGGGCGGAACTCCCGGATTTGAAAACTCTGTCAGCGCACCGGTTAATCAGGACATATCAACCGGACTTCACCTTGAGCCCAACCCGTTTTCACCAGACGGAGACGGCGTCAACGACCACCTTGTCATATCCTATCAGCTTGAATACTCAGATTACCTTATGCACGTGAGGATATTTGACCGGAACGGCCGCCCTGTCCGGACACTTGCCGACGGTGAACGCGCAGGCTACTCCGGAAAACTGATCTGGGACGGCAGGGATGACAGCGGCCTGTTATGCCGCGTCGGTCTCTACATTGTTCATTTTGAGGCTGCCTCGCGACGGGGAGGGAGCAAGAGTTACAGAATTATTGCTGTGCTGGCCGTACCACTATAG
- a CDS encoding glycine--tRNA ligase: MASKNRLDKIVSLSKARGFIFQSSEIYGGLSAVYDYGPLGVELKRKLNQAWWASMTQKHENIVGLDAAILMHPTVWKASGHVDSFSDPMIDDKQSKMRYRADLLIEEHIEKLHQNGKAEHAARVQELLDTSGTRKSLNEDLYDIVMQEEIKGPDSGAFDWTEVRQFNLMFKTQFGATAAGEDSEVYIRPETAQGIFVNFTNALNTTRQQVPFGIAQIGKAFRNEVVARQFVFRMREFEQMEMQYFVKPGTDSEEYERWKKERLDWHKSIGIRPSKLRFHDHPEDKLAHYAKEAVDVQYEFPIGWQEVEGIHNRTDFDLGAHQEFSGKKMEYFDPRTQERYIPYVVETSVGLDRTLLMVLCDAYREEEVPGDKEGTVETRTVLKMHPKLAPVTAGIFPLIKKPELQEVARKIQSELSEDFKVQYDEKGSIGKRYRRLDEAGTPFCITVDFDGLEDQTVTIRDRDSMKQERIPVDKAGEVIRSRMKNWTPDEADVEAEAG; the protein is encoded by the coding sequence ATGGCTTCAAAAAACAGACTCGACAAGATTGTCTCCCTTTCCAAGGCACGCGGATTTATTTTTCAGTCCTCTGAAATTTACGGTGGTCTCAGTGCTGTATACGATTACGGACCGCTCGGGGTAGAGCTGAAACGCAAGCTGAACCAGGCCTGGTGGGCGTCGATGACCCAGAAGCACGAGAATATCGTCGGTCTGGATGCCGCCATTTTGATGCATCCGACCGTATGGAAGGCCAGCGGACATGTCGACAGTTTCAGCGATCCGATGATTGATGACAAGCAGTCCAAGATGCGGTACCGCGCGGATCTTCTGATCGAAGAACACATCGAAAAGCTGCATCAGAACGGAAAAGCCGAGCATGCAGCCAGGGTTCAGGAACTGCTGGATACCTCAGGCACCCGCAAGTCGCTGAATGAGGACCTCTATGATATCGTCATGCAGGAGGAGATCAAGGGTCCCGACTCCGGTGCATTTGACTGGACCGAGGTGCGGCAGTTCAATCTTATGTTCAAAACGCAGTTTGGAGCCACTGCTGCCGGCGAGGATTCGGAAGTCTACATCCGGCCGGAAACCGCTCAGGGGATATTTGTCAATTTTACCAATGCGCTTAATACAACACGCCAGCAGGTGCCGTTCGGCATCGCCCAAATCGGGAAGGCTTTCCGGAATGAAGTGGTTGCCCGGCAGTTCGTTTTCCGCATGCGCGAATTTGAGCAGATGGAAATGCAGTACTTTGTGAAGCCGGGAACGGATTCCGAAGAGTATGAGCGCTGGAAAAAAGAGCGGCTCGACTGGCACAAAAGCATCGGCATCAGACCGTCAAAACTCCGCTTCCACGATCATCCCGAAGACAAACTTGCGCACTACGCCAAGGAGGCGGTTGATGTGCAGTACGAATTTCCGATCGGCTGGCAGGAGGTGGAAGGTATCCACAACCGGACCGACTTTGATCTGGGTGCCCATCAGGAGTTTTCGGGCAAAAAGATGGAATACTTTGATCCCCGTACTCAGGAGAGATACATCCCGTATGTGGTAGAGACATCTGTCGGACTCGATCGTACCCTGCTTATGGTGCTTTGTGATGCCTATCGGGAGGAAGAGGTGCCCGGTGACAAGGAAGGAACCGTCGAAACCCGTACCGTGTTGAAGATGCATCCAAAGCTGGCACCCGTCACTGCAGGCATTTTCCCGCTCATCAAAAAGCCGGAACTTCAGGAGGTTGCCCGAAAAATTCAGAGCGAACTTTCGGAAGATTTCAAAGTTCAGTATGATGAAAAAGGATCAATCGGCAAGCGGTACCGCAGGCTGGATGAAGCCGGCACACCGTTTTGTATTACCGTTGATTTTGACGGACTTGAAGATCAGACCGTCACAATCCGGGATCGTGACTCCATGAAGCAGGAGCGGATTCCGGTCGACAAAGCAGGTGAAGTAATCCGGAGCCGCATGAAAAACTGGACACCGGATGAGGCAGATGTGGAAGCAGAAGCCGGGTAA
- a CDS encoding aldehyde dehydrogenase family protein — protein sequence MSFLSRLGIESVNNGTWIGSKSYSWEHREYLKSISPIDDSVIAEVSWSSDDQYEEVVEEAQKAFIAWRKVPAPQRGEIVRQIGESLRKHKEDLGRLVSLENGKILQEGMGEVQEMIDICDFAVGQSRQLYGFTMQSEREEHRLYDQYHPLGPVGIISAFNFPVAVWSWNTMIAAVCGNVMIWKPSEKTPLTAIACQKIASDVMKKNDMPEGVFNLVIGDASIGDRMAGDTRLPLISATGSTRMGKSVGPRVASRLGKSILELGGNNAIIVTEHADIEMAVRATVFGAVGTAGQRCTSTRRLIVQSSVFEKVKKRLLEVYEKITIGNPLEEGTLVGPLIDRQAVENMQNALSELKKQGGEILYGGEPLDSGEYPSANYVRPALCQAKNEYPIVQEETFAPILYLIPYETLDDAIAMHNGVDQGLSSAIFTLNLREAERFLSATGSDCGIANVNIGTSGAEIGGAFGGEKETGGGRESGSDAWKSYMRRQTNTINWSTEMPLAQGIRFDV from the coding sequence ATGAGTTTTCTTTCACGCCTCGGCATCGAATCAGTAAATAACGGAACCTGGATAGGAAGCAAGAGTTACAGCTGGGAGCACCGTGAATATTTAAAAAGTATCTCCCCCATCGATGACAGCGTCATTGCTGAAGTGAGCTGGAGCTCTGATGATCAATACGAGGAAGTCGTCGAGGAGGCTCAAAAAGCATTCATTGCCTGGAGAAAGGTACCGGCCCCGCAGCGCGGGGAAATCGTCCGGCAAATCGGCGAATCACTGCGAAAGCACAAAGAGGATCTCGGCCGTCTTGTTTCTCTGGAAAACGGAAAGATATTGCAGGAAGGCATGGGCGAGGTGCAGGAAATGATCGATATCTGCGACTTTGCAGTGGGCCAGTCGCGGCAGCTGTACGGATTTACCATGCAGTCCGAAAGAGAGGAGCACCGTCTGTACGATCAGTATCATCCTCTCGGACCCGTGGGTATCATTTCCGCCTTCAATTTTCCGGTAGCGGTATGGAGCTGGAACACTATGATCGCTGCGGTTTGTGGAAATGTCATGATCTGGAAACCATCCGAAAAGACACCGCTTACCGCGATTGCATGCCAGAAAATCGCCTCTGATGTCATGAAAAAGAACGACATGCCGGAAGGCGTGTTCAATCTTGTTATCGGTGACGCAAGCATCGGGGACAGAATGGCCGGTGACACCAGGCTGCCTTTGATATCTGCAACCGGTTCTACGCGAATGGGGAAATCGGTTGGCCCGCGTGTTGCTTCACGGCTCGGAAAAAGCATACTTGAACTTGGCGGCAACAACGCCATCATCGTCACGGAACATGCCGATATTGAAATGGCTGTCCGCGCCACCGTGTTCGGAGCGGTAGGAACGGCCGGACAACGCTGCACCTCAACACGGCGGCTGATTGTGCAGTCTTCTGTATTTGAAAAAGTCAAAAAGCGCCTGCTTGAGGTATACGAAAAGATCACCATCGGCAATCCTCTGGAAGAGGGAACACTCGTCGGGCCTCTGATCGATCGTCAGGCTGTTGAAAACATGCAGAATGCTTTGTCGGAACTTAAAAAACAGGGCGGAGAAATATTGTACGGCGGAGAGCCTCTGGACAGCGGCGAGTACCCGTCTGCAAACTATGTAAGACCGGCACTCTGCCAGGCAAAAAACGAATATCCGATTGTCCAGGAAGAGACCTTTGCACCAATCCTCTACCTGATTCCGTACGAAACCCTGGATGACGCCATTGCCATGCATAACGGTGTGGATCAGGGGCTCAGTTCAGCCATTTTCACGCTCAACCTTCGCGAGGCCGAGCGGTTTCTCAGTGCCACCGGATCGGACTGCGGCATCGCCAACGTCAACATCGGAACCAGCGGCGCGGAAATTGGAGGTGCCTTCGGAGGCGAAAAGGAAACCGGTGGCGGCAGAGAATCCGGTTCTGATGCGTGGAAAAGCTACATGCGCCGGCAGACGAATACCATCAACTGGAGCACGGAGATGCCGCTTGCGCAGGGTATCCGGTTTGATGTCTGA